A single window of Stigmatopora nigra isolate UIUO_SnigA chromosome 22, RoL_Snig_1.1, whole genome shotgun sequence DNA harbors:
- the LOC144215552 gene encoding nipped-B-like protein A isoform X1, protein MNGDMPHVPITTLAGIASLTDLLNQLPLPSPLPATTTKSLLYNGRIAEEVNCLLGCRDENLASQLAHGLNQVSTEHIELKDNLGSDEPEGDAPLLLQTMLARNPGIFREKNVMQQPMVQQYKITQNSMHSPAPSANFQPAAISPNPSSRFVAPQTGSSSRYMGQQNSPVPSPYTPQSPAPGYLQQYPHQQPPSYNQHQQIQQVSVASPMVPGSIRNIHEGKVSGQMANTANHHPDRYGTDDYLNIVHRSGSEDGDAALRNSSFPLRSPQSSCSPAAGEGATKPGSRPPLILQSPPPYVLSPREGGPDHKQQLQQRKKIPTVKEEKDMYDIVSSPNKDSTKLTLKLSRVKSNESDPPGDGVPGLDHNSDNMEAEMNFQQVPVLQQNLIARHNQGSQQAGGAVGFQGPSSPYDEVELDALAEIERIEREAASEKCSKEVQDKDKPLKKRKQDSFPLEPGAGGPGGPTGAPGSGPTGGGNAGKLTPQEATAAGNGASRPPLMVSIDLQQAGKVDGQLDPCLAAPVPALEAQRWPEEPSSGLAAVEGSDTASRLKPDGRPDVIKNRVDKHDGRRDCRELSKHRHDDKSSDRRAEKPKSSGRGEQGRDRESDKDRRHRCETVDVRMRCDRDRSVFRASSVGEPGRSSHRQDSLKPAAVPSGPKLPQSFPAHLLGGQSGALKNFQIPKIKRDGGVPMESHIWGQPKVKLERLGLVQDFEKRPKPVVLVKKLSVDQIQRIIRHSKTGKNRFSPGKYGKTGMDPAILKELPPELLAEIESTMPLCERVKMNKRKRSTINEKPKYAEVSSDDDANEESVRKRQRREKDRAWDFEERERRASGEHRRSGSKEGRRGSGSRYRDSSEDDSPPPSMSDVARKLKMKEKQKKRKAYEPKLTQEELMDSSTFKRFLTSIDNILDNLEDVDFTTMAADDDEIPQELLLGKHQLNELGSESAKIKAMGITGRIPSDKLVKLLNILEKNIMDASKLSTMINHDHDAEDEERLWRDLIMERVTKSADACLTALNIMTSAHMPKAVYIEDVIERVLQYTKFHLQNTLYPQYDPVYKVDPHGGGLLSSKAKRAKCSTHKQRVIIMLYNKVCDVVSNISELLEIQLLTDTTILQVSSMGITPFFVENVSELQLCAIKLVTAVFSRYEKHRQLILEEIFTSLARLPTSKRSLRNFRLNSSDQDGEPMYIQMVTALVLQLIQCVVHLPNDGDSIEDHDKVDQDVLITNSYETAMRTAQNFLSVFLKKCGSKQGEEDYRPLFENFVQDLLSTVNKPEWPAAELLLSLLGRLLVHQFSNKQTEMALRVASLDYLGTVAARLRKDAVTSRMDQRSIDRILQQSQGGDETQQLQKALLDYLEQNADTDASLSFARKFYIAQWFRDATTEAEKSMRNQNPKDDYSSEGPQHAKEMETTGEIMQRAENRKMFLRNIIMTTPAHFATLKMNSDTVDYEDSCLIVRYLASMRPFAQSFDIYLTQILRVLGESAIAVRTKAMKCLSEVVAVDPSILARSDMQRGVHGRLMDNSTSVREAAVELLGKFVLSRPQLTEQYYDMLIERILDTGISVRKRVIKILRDICLEQPTFSKITEMCVRMIRRVNDEEGIKKLVNETFQKLWFTPTPAHDKETMTRKILNITDVVAACRDTGYDWFEQLLSNLLKSEEDAAYKPAKKACVQLVDNLVEHILKYEESLAESKGVNSTRLVACITTLYLFSKIRAQLMVKHAMTMQPYLTTKCNTDNDFMVICNVAKMLELVVPLMEHPSETFLATIEEDLMKLIIKYGMTVVQHCVSCLGAVVNKVTHNYKFVWACFDKFYRALNKLKAQHQEDPNSMTLIGNKPFLLRSLFTVGALGRHFDFDLEEFKGSTKVIIKEKVLELLLYFTKHEDEKVKTKAIIGLGFLVIMHPSQMFMPEVKSLYNGILADSASSINLKIQILKNLQTYLQEEDTRMQEADREWKKLSKQEDLKEMGDISSGMSSSIMQLYLKQVLEAFFHTQSSVRHFALNVIALTLNQGLIHPVQCVPYLIAMGTDPEPSMRNKSDQQLVEIDKKYTGFIHMKAVAGMKMSFNLQQSIEMSRRTIIRGFRQDETHSALCSHLFSMIRTNRQHRRAFLISLLNLFDDSARTEVNMLLFIADNLACFPYQSQEEPLFIMHHIDICLSVSGSNLLQNFTELLLKEPRRKEKKEKKEKKVKEWKSRSDGEDEYEKINSDSPGSVEGRNSEDDDVVRQPKKPRKPIDDSESSEESDLDDLCLDDTDRVMKRLPDNPASLLDFANSVQGILLLLVLKQHLKNQYGFSDGKIQKYSPTESAKVYDKAVNRKINVYFHPRQTLDFISNNMARATLTEDVKRRIVKQYLDFKVLMEHLDPDEEDEEGEASASANIRNKAINALLGSSGPLMGPLMGPSPRNQAGPETDDDYSDGDERTPGSSRKSRRTGDPSDPGRRNETVEVMDVIALCCPKYKDRPQIARVVHKTPSGYAIHWMAGSYSGPWAEAKRRDGRKLVPWVDTIKESDVIFKKIALTSNHKLSNKVVQTLRSLYAAREGGAS, encoded by the exons ACAAAATCACCCAAAATTCCATGCACAGTCCAGCCCCATCGGCAAATTTTCAGCCGGCAGCAATTTCTCCAAATCCATCAAG tcgATTTGTGGCACCCCAGACAGGCTCTAGTAGTCGATACATGGGCCAGCAAAACAGTCCGGTTCCTAGTCCCTACACACCACAAAGCCCCGCCCCTGGTTACCTCCAGCAGTACCCCCACCAACAACCACCCAGCTACAACCAACATCAACAGATCCAACAAG TGTCCGTGGCCAGTCCAATGGTTCCGGGAAGTATACGAAACATTCACGAAGGCAAGGTATCGGGGCAGATGGCCAACACCGCCAACCACCACCCAGATAGATATGGCACAGATGACTACTTGAACATCGTGCACCGGTCGGGCAGTGAG GATGGTGATGCCGCCCTGAGAAATTCATCATTCCCTTTACGGTCGCCGCAGTCCAGCTGCTCTCCAGCAGCAGGTGAAGGAGCAACGAAAC CAGGTTCTCGCCCCCCGCTGATTCTGCAGTCACCACCTCCATATGTGCTGTCGCCGAGGGAAGGGGGGCCAGACCATAAACAGCAACTGCAGCAACGCAAGAAAATTCCCACCGTGAAAGAGGAGAAAGACATGTATGACATTGTCAGCTCCCCAAACAAGGATTCCACCAAACTCACACTTAAGTTGTCCCGGGTTAAGTCAAATGAGTCTGACCCACCAG GTGATGGTGTTCCAGGCCTGGACCACAACTCAGACAATATGGAGGCTGAAATGAACTTTCAGCAAGTGCCTGTTCTCCAGCAGAACCTGATAGCCCGCCACAATCAAGGATCCCAGCAGGCAGGAGGTGCTGTGGGTTTCCAGGGTCCTAGTTCTCCTTATGACGAGGTGGAGCTCGACGCGCTAGCTGAAATCGAACGGATAGAGCGAGAGGCGGCGAGTGAGAAGTGTTCTAAGGAAGTCCAGGATAAAG ACAAGCCACTGAAGAAGAGAAAACAAGACTCTTTTCCTTTGGAGCCCGGCGCTGGAGGTCCCGGTGGTCCTACCGGTGCGCCAGGAAGTGGACCCACGGGTGGGGGCAATGCTGGCAAACTGACCCCGCAAGAGGCCACAGCAGCTGGGAACGGTGCCAGTCGTCCTCCCCTCATGGTGAGCATTGACCTCCAACAGGCAGGAAAAGTTGACGGCCAGCTCGACCCCTGTCTGGCTGCCCCGGTCCCTGCCTTAGAAGCTCAACGCTGGCCCGAAGAACCATCTAGCGGGCTCGCCGCTGTAGAAGGTTCTGACACCGCCTCGCGTTTGAAACCGGACGGACGACCGGATGTCATCAAGAACAGGGTTGATAAACATGACGGCAGAAGAGACTGTCGGGAGTTGTCCAAACACCGACATGATGACAAGTCTTCAGATAGGCGGGCAGAGAAGCCAAAGTCGTCGGGCCGAGGGGAACAAGGACGGGACAGGGAGTCTGACAAAGATAGGAGGCATCGCTGCGAAACCGTCGATGTTCGCATGAGATGTGATCGAGATAGGTCCGTCTTCCGGGCATCCTCTGTCGGAGAGCCTGGTCGTAGCAGCCATAGGCAAGACAGTTTGAAACCTGCTGCCGTTCCCTCCGGTCCTAAACTTCCACAATCTTTCCCCGCTCACCTCCTGGGAGGACAAAGTGGCGCACTGAAGAACTTCCAGATCCCTAAG ATCAAACGTGATGGTGGCGTTCCAATGGAGAGTCACATTTGGGGGCAGCCCAAGGTGAAACTAGAGCGACTTGGTCTGGTGCAGGACTTTGAGAAGAGGCCCAAGCCTGTAGTACTTGTGAAAAAACTCTCTGTGGACCAGATCCAAAGAATCATTCGTCACAGCAAGACAGGAAAGAACCGGTTCTCCCCAGGAAAATATGGCAAAA ctgGCATGGACCCGGCCATCTTAAAGGAACTGCCCCCAGAGCTGCTTGCAGAGATCGAGTCAACTATGCCACTCTGTGAACGAGTCAAAATGAACAAGCGAAAACGAAGTACGATCAACGAGAAGCCCAAATACGCCGAGGTCAGCTCGGACGACGATGCAAACGAAGAAT CTGTACGAAAGCGTCAGCGTCGAGAAAAAGACCGGGCGTGGGACTTTGAAGAAAGAGAGCGACGCGCCTCAGGGGAACATCGGAGAAGTGGGTCCAAAGAAGGCCGCAGAGGCTCGGGGAGCCGTTACCGAGACTCCTCCGAAGATGACTCGCCGCCTCCCAGCATGAGCGATG TTGCCAGGAAATTAAAGATGAAGGAGAAACAGAAGAAGCGGAAAGCATATGAACCGAAGCTTACTCAAGAGGAGCTCATGGACTCGTCCACGTTCAAGAGATTCTTAACGAGCATTGACAACATTTTAGACAACCTTGAAGATGTGGATTTCACCACTATGG cagcagatgacgACGAGATACCTCAGGAATTGCTACTTGGGAAACACCAATTAAACGAGCTGGGCAGCGAATCCGCCAAAATCAAAGCCATGGGCATCACCGGCAGG ATACCATCGGACAAGCTAGTGAAGCTGCTCAATATTCTAGAGAAGAATATCATGGATGCATCTAAGCTCTCCACAATGATCAACCAC GATCACGATGCTGAGGATGAAGAGAGGCTGTGGAGGGACCTCATCATGGAGCGAGTGACCAAGTCGGCCGACGCCTGCCTTACGGCCTTAAACATCATGACATCGGCCCACATGCCAAAAGCTGTCTACATTGAGGATGTCATCGAGCGGGTGCTACAATATACCAAATTCCATCTGCAGAACACGCTCTACCCGCAATACGACCCTGTCTACAAAGTGGACCCACACGGAG GTGGCTTACTAAGCTCCAAGGCGAAGCGTGCCAAATGCTCTACACACAAGCAACGTGTCATCATCATGCTATACAACAAAGTGTGTGACGTTGTCAGCAACATCTCTGAGCTCCTTGAGATCCAACTGCTTACTGACACCACTATCctccag GTATCATCAATGGGAATCACGccattttttgtggaaaatgtcAGCGAGCTGCAGCTGTGTGCTATTAAACTGGTTACAGCA GTATTCTCGCGTTACGAGAAGCACCGACAGCTTATTCTGGAGGAGATATTTACGTCACTGGCCAGGCTGCCCACAAGCAAACGCTCCCTCAGGAATTTCCG GTTGAACAGCTCGGACCAGGATGGAGAGCCTATGTACATCCAAATGGTGACTGCCTTGGTGTTGCAACTCATCCAGTGTGTGGTGCATTTACCCAATGATGGGGACTCAATAGAGGACCACGACAAG GTGGACCAAGATGTGCTGATTACCAACTCATATGAGACGGCAATGAGAACGGCGCAGAACTTTCTCTCAGTATTCTTAAAGAA ATGTGGCAGTAAGCAAGGAGAGGAAGATTACCGGCCTTTGTTTGAGAACTTTGTCCAGGACCTGCTCTCGACGGTTAACAAACCAGAGTGGCCCGCTGCAGAGTTGCTACTCAGTCTGCTTGGCAGACTCTTG GTGCACCAGTTTAGCAACAAGCAGACAGAGATGGCTCTACGAGTGGCTTCTTTAGATTACCTTGGCACTGTGGCCGCCCGTCTAAGAAAGGATGCTGTTACCAGCAGGATGGACCAGCGGTCAATTGATCGCATTTTACAGCAG TCTCAGGGTGGTGATGAAACACAGCAGCTGCAAAAGGCTTTGCTGGACTATTTGGAACAGAATGCTGATACAGATGCCTCATTATCA TTTGCCAGAAAGTTCTACATTGCCCAGTGGTTTCGGGATGCTACGACAGAGGCAGAGAAGTCCATGCGAAATCAGAACCCAAAGGACGACTACTCTTCGGAGGGGCCGCAGCACGCCAAGGAGATGGAGACCACGGGTGAGATCATGCAGCGAGCTGAAAATCGCAAGATGTTCTTGCGCAACATCATCATGACTACACCAGCTCATTTTGCCACATTAAA GATGAACTCTGACACTGTGGACTATGAGGACTCCTGTCTGATTGTGCGCTATTTGGCCTCCATGAGGCCGTTTGCACAGAGctttgatatttatttaacacag aTATTACGAGTCCTTGGAGAAAGTGCCATAGCAGTGAGAACTAAAGCCATGAAGTGTTTGTCCGAGGTTGTGGCCGTGGACCCCAGTATCCTAGCAAGG TCGGACATGCAGCGCGGAGTCCACGGCCGCTTGATGGACAACTCGACGAGTGTGAGAGAGGCAGCTGTGGAGTTGCTGGGCAAGTTTGTCCTTAGCAGACCGCAGCTCACTGAACAGTACTACGACATGCTCATAGAGAGGATACTG GACACTGGTATCAGTGTAAGGAAACGAGTGATCAAGATCCTGCGAGACATTTGTTTGGAGCAGCCTACCTTCAGTAAAATCACTGAGATGTGTGTCAGAATGATTCGCAGGGTCAATGATGAGGAAGGAATCAAG AAATTGGTGAATGAAACATTTCAAAAGTTATGGTTCACGCCAACGCCGGCCCACGACAAGGAGACCATGACCAGAAAGATCCTCAACATTACAGACGTGGTCGCGGCATGTCGAGACACTGGCTATGACTGGTTTGAACAACTTCTTTCCAAT CTTCTCAAATCTGAGGAGGACGCAGCATACAAACCTGCCAAGAAGGCCTGCGTTCAGCTGGTGGACAATCTGGTGGagcatattttgaaatatgaagAGTCTCTGGCAG AGAGCAAAGGTGTAAACTCCACCCGTTTAGTGGCTTGCATCACTACCTTGTACCTGTTCAGCAAAATAAGGGCACAGCTCATGGTAAAACACGCCATGACCATGCAACCTTACCTAACCACCAAGTGTAAT aCTGACAATGACTTTATGGTCATTTGCAATGTGGCAAAAATGTTAGAGCTGGTGGTGCCTCTAATGGAGCACCCCAGTGAGACATTTCTTGCCACCATTGAGGAAGACCTTATGAAGCTGATCATCAAATACGGCATGACG GTGGTCCAACACTGTGTCAGCTGTCTCGGGGCTGTTGTCAACAAAGTGACTCACAACTACAAGTTTGTCTGGGCATGCTTCGATAAATTCTATC GAGCACTTAACAAGCTAAAGGCCCAGCATCAAGAAGATCCTAACAGCATGACGTTGATAGGAAACAAGCCTTTCCTATTGCGGTCGCTGTTCACCGTGGGTGCCCTTGGTCGACACTTTGATTTTGACCTAGAAGAATTCAAGGGCTCCACCAAG GTCATTATCAAGGAAAAGGTTTTGGAGCTTCTTCTGTATTTCACCAAGCATGAAGACGAAAAAGTCAAGACGAAAGCTATTATCGGTTTAG GCTTTCTCGTCATCATGCATCCCAGCCAAATGTTTATGCCTGAAGTGAAGTCCTTGTACAATGGCATATTGGCTGACAGTGCCTCGTCCATCAACCTCAAAATCCAGATCCTCAAAAACCTCCAGACCTACCTGCAAGAAGAAGACACCAGAATGCAAGAAGCAGACCGGGAAT GGAAAAAGCTTTCCAAGCAGGAGGATCTGAAGGAAATGGGGGACATCTCTTCGGGGATGAGCAGCTCCATTATGCAGCTTTACCTGAAGCAGGTGTTGGAGGCCTTCTTCCACACACAGTCCAGTGTGCGGCACTTTGCGCTCAATGTCATTGCGCTCACTCTGAACCAGGGCCTCATTCATCCGGTGCAG TGCGTGCCTTATCTGATTGCCATGGGAACCGACCCAGAGCCCAGCATGAGGAACAAATCTGATCAGCAACTGGTGGAGatagacaaaaaatacacaGGATTCATCCAT ATGAAAGCAGTGGCTGGGATGAAGATGTCATTCAACCTGCAGCAGTCCATCGAGATGTCTCGGAGGACCATCATACGAGGTTTCAGACAAGACGAAACCCACTCGGCTCTGTGCTCGCATCTCTTCTCCATGATCCGCACCAACCGGCAACACCGGAGAGCATTTCTCATCTCGCTACTGAATCTCTTTGACGACAGCGCT AGAACCGAGGTGAACATGTTGCTGTTCATAGCGGACAACCTGGCCTGCTTCCCATACCAGAGCCAGGAAGAACCTCTCTTCATCATGCACCATATAGACATCTGCCTGTCAGTTTCTGGAAGCAACCTTCTTCAGAATTTTACTGAG CTTCTATTGAAAGAGCCAAGGcggaaggagaagaaggagaagaaggagaaaaaggtGAAGGAGTGGAAGAGTAGATCAGACGGGGAAGATGAGTACGAAAAAATTAACAGCGATTCCCCCGGGAGCGTCGAGGGACGCAATAGCGAAGACGACGACGTGGTACGGCAGCCCAAAAAGCCCAGAAAACCGATAGACGACTCCGAGAGCTCAGAAGAATCCGATCTGGACGATTTATGTCTGGATGATACAGACAGGGTTATGAAGCGTCTCCCAGACAATCCCGCTAGCCTCTTGGACTTTGCCAACTCTGTTCAAGGCATATTGTTGCTGCTGGTGCTCAAACAGCATCTGAAGAACCAGTATGGGTTCTCAGACGG GAAAATCCAAAAGTACTCCCCAACGGAGTCGGCCAAGGTATACGACAAGGCGGTGAACCGAAAAATCAACGTTTACTTCCACCCGCGGCAAACCCTCGACTTTATCTCCAACAACATGGCACGCGCCACGCTAACAGAAGATGTCAAGAGGCGTATCGTCAAACAGTATCTTGAT TTCAAGGTACTAATGGAACATCTGGACCCGGACGAAGAGGACGAGGAGGGAGAAGCGTCGGCAAGCGCCAACATCCGAAACAAAGCCATAAATGCCCTGCTGGGAAGCTCGGGGCCATTGATGGGGCCATTGATGGGACCCAGTCCACGCAACCAGGCGGGACCAGAGACAGACGACGACTACAGCGACGGCGACGAGCGCACACCAGGG TCCTCTCGGAAGTCGAGGCGAACGGGCGACCCGTCGGATCCCGGCCGGAGGAACGAGACGGTGGAAGTAATGGACGTGATCGCCCTGTGCTGCCCCAAGTACAAGGACCGGCCGCAGATCGCCCGCGTGGTCCACAAAACCCCCAGCGGCTACGCCATCCACTGGATGGCGGGCTCCTATTCGGGGCCCTGGGCCGAGGCCAAAAGGCGCGACGGCCGCAAACTGGTGCCTTGGGTGGACACGATCAAGGAGTCAGACGTCATTTTCAAGAAGATTGCCTTGACCAGCAACCACAAACTAAGTAACAAAGTAGTGCAGACTTTACGCTCGCTATATGCAGCGCGGGAAGGAGGAGCAAGCTAG